From the genome of Malus sylvestris chromosome 13, drMalSylv7.2, whole genome shotgun sequence:
CCTATAAGAATCTAGAAAGAAGCTTCTATCACACAAGCATTCGAGGTTCCGTTTGAAACCCACacctaaaagaaaataaaaatcaaacacGCAATTCAATTTACTAATTTTGATTGACAAAGACTTCTAAAGACATATTCACCAAGTTGGACAAATATTCAAGGTGAAATCAGTATGAAATCCGGTATAGTGTTTATATCGTCCTCAATTGAACCACCTTGTTAAACAACGGATGGGTCCGATGGGTGGAATTGTATATGAGGTTTTCCAACTAATTGAATGATGGCGCTTAGAAACAACGGATAGTTCAAACGAGTCGTCGTGGATGGATAAATTGTGATTTGATCCAAAGTACTGGAGATTGTTATGTATCATGAATCAACTAATTAAGTCGATTTGTGACCAAGAAACAAAGCTTTGTTTGGCCTCGACTAGTTTAAATTCAGTAGTAATATATAAGAAAAAGAATTCGAATCATAAACTGAGTAAAAAGTTGTATAAAAAAACCATAAATTCTTACTCCTATTCggatacaaataaaaaaatcatttattaaCCAGAGTATAAACAATCGAATCCGTGTACAAAATATACAtcaaaaacaacaaacaaaagGTCACAAAAATCAAAGAACGATCAAGCTGTGTAGTTATGTACGTAGCCCTACTGTTTTCCGGTAGTCTTCTGGCACTTGTCCTTGATCCAGTGGAACCCAAATTGAGTCCCGACCTTCACTTTATTCATGCCGTTTGCTGCAACTGCCTTCGTCTTCCCAAACCCTTCCTCCACTTTTTTACCATATTTCGCCTTTGCACCGCCGCCGGAGCTCTTGGTGTCGGAAGCCGGAAGAGGATCGGGGTTGTAGTCCCACTGGTCTGCCCATGAGTTTTCGTGGTTCGGGATGCTTGCCATTGCTCGCAGAGTAATTGTTTCCAATTTAGTAAGTAAAAATAatgatggttttggtttgggaggGATTTAGGTCTATATATAACCACATATTATACGGTTTGTGTGGTAGCCTGAATTGAAAACGCGGTCTTTCCATGTATTTTTAAAGGCGAACACGTTGTTCATGTGACAACGACTCGCTTGATTACAAGATAGGGTTCCTTCTAATTACAGGAaaacaattaattaaatttaaataagtGAGGTTTGGAACCTTCTGGgaattaagaaaaaagaaataatttgaTTAGGAACCGTGGAAGTTGTCAAATATGGACTACTGATGTGAAAGGTTCCATTTTctacatgtatgtatataacgTAATGGATGATGTTTATCTGAATGTACATACAGTTGTAATAAAGTAATGAATTATGATGGAAATCAAGACTTTTGACCTTTCTTATAATTCCTTGGCTTGTTTGTGTTTATATTGGCTTAGTTCAGGCATTTTATGCAAAGagattttcacttttttttttaaatggggatTAGATGTGGGGTTTACTTCACATCGAATTTTAATAACTCGAACtgtttattttgtaagtttCGATTTATAGATAATTCTTGTAAAAATTCATTTTAATTTGAAACAAtttacctatttaattatcaagataaaatttcattgtttcttatattacaaagtattcgttaatttctttgaattcAATTAGATATCTTAAATATctccgatttggctaatattttgcaagaatgatctataagggacaacttaaaaaataaaaggaaaactaatgaaaaaggcttgaaaactttgagttttaatgataaggacaaaataaagggtaaagtgaatagtaccaggattgactttttagtgtaaaaatgtggtttttcgttaaagtgaacagtaccgggagcttttcgttaaagttcccaaaaataaatggtttgaatcgttaaagttcgatatGGTGTGAGCTATATAACTAatcttcattttttataaaaaaaaaattgaggatttCTTCTTTTAAAGGTTTCCTGTTTGTTTAATGACACATATGGAACATTAcatatatactacaatcatCTTCAATCATCGGTTACAATAAGCACTTAATTTGATTCGACAATTGACCTCTCTTCCCACGTGCTTCGTCGGTTTTGTGGTGGCAGTTGATTTGTTGGTCCTTGGAGGATGATGCggtttttttcgttttttagtTATGGGGTTCTTGCTGGTGTGGTCTCAGGTGCTCGTGGGAGCTGATGGTTCGCATTAATCGTTGTGTGGATTTCTGGCGACGGCGGCTGCAGCTTCAAGAGCCCTAATTTAGGGTTATTTATGTGTTGTTTTTATTGTGCAGGTTGGGCTCAAAGGCTGTGTCTTTGTAGGCCATCTTTTTTTGTGTGCTTAAATTGTATTTGGGTCTGTGTTGTACTTGTACTTTGTTGTAATGTAATCTACCCTtcgccaaaaaaataaaaacatttgttaatttttcaataattaattttggctaatttttttattttagaagcGATACTACAAGTCTAAACTAGACTAGAGGAGGAgcatttaaaattgaaaaacaattagGTTGAAGACAAAGATACTACCCACTAATTGCATTATGCAAATCAATCTAGAttagattatatatatttatattttgggTGATGCTAGGGAAACCAAATTTtgaaactaaattttgtaaactaaatgatgtggttgttgatgattggattattacttaaattgtgattaacgtgcttatttcttattagtgacacataatttgatttgcatatgatcctctttgtgaggaggATCCTAAGGATCTGTGAATCAtgttcgtttatcgtacattgtgtagtcagtttttatcaggtactgtttgtgtttaattttaagtaaaaaaattaaaataatttttgatcgcacaatgtacgatgaataaACATGATTTACGAATCCTCAGAAtcttcacaaagagaatccggcgaggatctggattctaaaaatttagtctacctaaTATtactgttatttttttttacttaataAGTTGTTATTGATACTTTAAAAAAATCATTACACACTCCAAAGTATATTCTTATTCTCTCATGCGGTCTAGCTTGACTGGTTCAATGTGAAAGTAGTATTATGCCTTTTGATACGGGGTCAGTCTCTAAGGTactgtttggtacgtgggacaggACAGAACGGAGTGGGACGAGGTATttcgtcccacgtttggtgctcCTAAAAAGGGTGGAAcgcgctgttccacgggacgaaATTTgagtgaattttcgttccgcctcaCCCCTTAGAACGACTCGTTctacatccgtggaacacaaaattataacatcttCGTCTCATTCTTCTTCCTATTTGTTTCTGTCATGTCCCGTCCCGTCctatctgcataccaaacgatacttAAAGGACAAGGATTTAAGGATATAGATGTACATACACACAACGTCGAATGTCCCCCCAATTATAAATGTGGTTGAACTAGCCAAATGCAAATGGCTGCTTTCTCACTTTGGTACATGTCCTAACTATATATTtgtttagcaaaaaaaaaaatgaagaaggaaTTTAGAAATATacatgtactttttttttttggaaagataCATGTACTTATCCCCCAAGACAGCACAAGAAACAGGAAACTGACCTAGGACAAGTCTTTACTAAGATACATCTTGGTGGGGGTGGCCGTCCTTGCAAACAATATCATAAAAAATGATAACTTTAGAAACTAACCTTTCCGCATATGTTTTCGCGCATTATCATGCACGAATGGAGAGAATGAAATTACTCGGTAGTTTTTTCGCAATGAACGGAAGAAATTGAAAAAGGGGGAAACAAATTATCAGTTTTGGTGTGCAGATAAACAAACTCCTTAATAATGTCCAACGTGCAAATGGAGAGAACCAAACTGTGCTGCCTGGGACACTTATATCCCAAAAGTGCAGCAGACGATAAactaatcaaaataaacaaagatactGTTGCATGAACGACTGTTTGTAATATATGAACTTGCTACTGTAATTAACATGACTTTATAaaaagtaatgttattcatattatatttttgtatcatattttcataccaccttaTGTGATATTTGAAACATATAAATACGTACCAACTGCTAGTTGTACAAGTTAACCGACATAAAGACCCCCATAACATGATTGGCTGTGTGCGCGACCAACAGAGAATATGATTGATATAGAAAGATGAAGCTTCGGGGATGGGGCCAACCAGATGTACATTTCTTAACCAGTTATTTTGTTCCACGTCGACGTTTATgagggacttggattgtctgccctcccatttaggtgccctcctcgtgcccttctgttttgtgtggtcacggttaagccacatcaatattttatattattttttataaaaataataaaaaaaataaatagtaatataaaatgttgacgtgacttaaccgtgaccagaAAAACAAGAGTGCACGAGAAGGGCACAGAAattggagggcagagaatccaagtccgtttatgagctcaacaacATCCACAACTCCTCCCGTGGATCGATCGTTACGTGATAAGGAGTGCAAAAGCAGTTCAACCCCCAACTTTGACCGTTTTTCACTTTCAATTCGCATATCAACACTAAATTAAACCATCCAAGTCAAAACATATATCCATCTTCcattcattttcctttttctttctatttctttttgttttcacaCATATACTGTATCcatcattttaattttaatcaatACAGACATGTAGAATCagataaaaattaatttggatAGCGATGCTTGATTAGAATCATGCTGGTATTGGTTAAAATCCGTGTAGTAATTATTAAAAGTTGTGCGTACttaattttcttaaaaataatGTCGAATATTTTATCAAATTCTAGTGTATAGAGTTTTTTTATCGTCAAATCATGTTCGTTGCGTTCTTAATAAATTATGTAACCGTTAGCATTTGAATACAAAATACATTATAGCATGCTATAAAATCCTATAAGAATATAGAAAGAAGCTTCTATCACACAAGCATTCGAAGTTCCGTTTGAAACCCACacctaaaagaaaataaaaatcaaacacGCAATTAAATTTACTAATTTTGATTGACAAAGACTTCTAAAGACATATTCACCAAGTTGGACAAATATTCAACCCTACTCCAAGTCTTCGCCGCCCCTAACCTTTCTTGTTAATATCTCCATCTCCACTCCTACTTTCTCAAACTCCAAACTTCCCTCTTAAAAATCAATCTTCAAAAACCTCACAACCAcaaaaaatccaaacaaaacaaaaaacctaaAGTTAAATCATGACGAGGCTTCAATTTCCACTCCACCTTTTCGCCATTGCCCTATGCCTCTCATCACTTTCACAAACCTCAGCTCGCTTCTTCCCCAACATCTCCCCCATACCATCCTACCTCGTCCCAAATGCCACCATTCCTGGTGCTTGGGACGCCTTCAAACACTTCGGCAACTGCCACGCCGGCGAAAAAGTCGACGGCCTCGGTAAGCTCAAAAAGTACTTCAACCGCTTTGGCTACATTCCAAATTTACCTACAGCCAACCTCACCGACGAGTTCGACGACGACCTCGAAGCCGCCCTCAAAACCTACCAAAAGAACTTCAACCTCAATGTCACCGGTGAGCTCGACGGCCCCACCCTCGAACACCTCGTCAAACCCCGATGCGGCAACCCCGACATAGTCAACGGCACCACCACCATGAACTCCGGAAAACCGGCGTCGTACAACGCCACCAAGTTCCATACCGTCTCTCACTACTCTTTCTTCCCCGGCACGCCCGTCTGGCCGGAGAACCGCCGCGACCTGACTTACGCTTTCGTGCCAGAGAATGAGCTCTCCGACACGGTAAAATCCGTGTTCGTCGGCGCCTTCCAACGGTGGTCGGAGGCGACGACGTTGACTTTTACAGAAACTACCTCTTTCGACTCGGCGGACATCAAGATAGGATTCTTTAAGGGCGACCACGGCGACGGCGAGCCGTTCGACGGGGTTTTGGGGACTCTTGCGCACGCGTTCTCGCCGCCGAGCGGGAGGTTCCACTTAGACGCCGAAGAGAACTGGGTCATCACCGGTGACATCAGCAAGTCCTCCGTGACGTCAGCCGTTGATCTGGAGTCCGTTGCGGTGCACGAGATCGGGCATCTGTTGGGGTTGGGGCACTCGTCGGTGGAGGAGGCGATTATGTACCCGACGATCGCGTCGCGGACGAAGAAGGTTGAGCTAGCAAACGACGACGTCTTGGGAATCCAATCGCTGTACGGCGCCAATCCCAGTTACGACGGCACGACTAGTTCGTCTACGCCGTCCAACCAGGCAAGGGACACGTCTGCTGCAGGGGACCACCTGGGTTCCACTCAGCGTTTGTGGGGCCCCAGTGTCCTGTTGGCAGTTGGATTTCTGTTACtattgttttagtttttttatttaatttctggTTTATTGACTAGGATTAGATTTACCTattatttattacattttttgGTTTGGATTTGGCACCGTACACAGATACAGTTGAATACGGTTAGGACGAACAGATATGGTCAGCAGTATATATTTACAGTTGAATAtacagtttttttattttttataaagaaaatcatatttttaatttcttccaCCAATATCCTTACAATGTTTGCTTGTTCGTGACTTGTCCACCGAGCCAATAATTGGTCCTCTCATTTTCAGTAACAAAATGTTTTTCTTTGATAATTACATCATTTAGCCCTACAAATATTATGATTGAAGTCATTTATTCTTTTTGCGTAGTGAGCGTTTAACCGTtcgaataaatttaaaaaattgaccCTTAATCAGAAAGATATTATTTGTGATCATTAACACTATTCATATAGATACTTAAATAATCTGATTTTTGTGCTATTACATATTCTACTTTTTCTTTAACACTATTCTTAAATTTATGTTTAAATGAAAGCTAACACAAGATAACGCTGATTTAATCAGTATTGAGGAAATGAAATCTTTTTCTCATTAACTCAAGATAATAATTTTACAGAGTGTATATAACAACACCTAACTAAAGTTACCACagaagaaaggtaaaagaattaTTACTACAGTAACTCGAACTAACACTAACTAACTTTTGACTCTCAATTATTCTGttcacaccccctcaagctaaaCGGAGAAGGTTGAAGTGAAAGCTTGGATCTCAGATCAAGAAACCATTGTTGAGGAAGTGATTTGGTGTGGATATCAGCGAGCTAATCTTGACTACATACAAACTGAACTGTGAGAAGCTTGGCAAGAACAAGTTCCCTAATATAATGGTAATCAATTTCGACATGTTTGGTCCAAGCATGGAAGACAGGATTTGAGGCTAAAGTAATCACAGAGATGTTGTCACAACAAATCTAAGGTAAAACAGATAACTGAAAACCAATATCAGTAAACAATTGACATATCCAAGTGATTTCTGCGGCTGTATGAGTTAAAAACCTATATTCAGCTTATGTGGATGAACGGGCAACAATGTGTTGCTTCTTTGCACTCCAACTAATAAGTGAAGGGCCAAGAAACACACCGAAACCCCCAGTTGATCGTCTATCCCAAAATCAACCGGCCCAGTTAGCATTAGAAAAGACTTTGAGTGTAAGAAAGGATGGAACCTTTGGAAACCATAAACCATGACCAAAAGAACCTTTGAGATATCTCAGTATCCGTTTTACAGCTTGAAGATTTTGATCTCTTAGAGAATGCGTGAATTGACAAACAAGGTTAACAGCAAATGAAAGATCAGGCCTTGTCCAAGTGAGATATTGAAGAGCCCCAATAATTGTTCTATATCCTGTAGGATCTTCAACTTCAAGTAATGCACCAGTATGGTCAAGTTTGGCAGAACCTAGAAGAGTAACACATGGCTTTATTTGatccatttttgtcattttaacaaGTTTAATACATATTTAGACTGATGAATAAAATTCATGCAGAAGACCTTTGTACTTCTAACCCAAGAAAGTAATGAAGATCTCCTAAGTCTTTGACAGGAAATTGAACACTTAACTGAGATATCACATCATTGCAAGTAGTTAAAGAAGGTCCAGTCACAagtatatcatccacatagacaAGAACTGGTTTGTGAATGACAAATAAATTATGATCTGATTGAGAGGCCCAAAATCCCATAGAATTAATGCAGACTGTAGCTTATCAAACTAAGCTTTGGAGCTTGTTTCAATCTATAAAGAGACTTATTTAAATGGCAGACATGATTGGGGTGATCTTGATTAATGAATCCAGATGGTTGAGTCATGAACAcattttccttcaaatttccATGTAAGAAAGCATTACTAACATCCAGTTGATGCAAAAACCAATTAGACTGAACTATCAAAGTGAGTAGGATTCTGATGGTGACTGGCTTTGCCACTGGACAAAAAGTATCATTGTAATCGATTCCTTCTTGATGATTATACCTCTTGGCCACTAATCTAGCCTTGTACTTGTCCACATAGCCATCAGGCTTTCTTTTAATTCGAAATACCCATTTACACCCAACTAGATTTTGAGAAGGGTTAGGTGGAACCAGTGCCCAAGTTCCAGCACTTTGCAAGGCATTAAATTCATCTTGCATTGCTGTTCTCCAATGGGGAAATTTAGAGGCTTGCAAATAGGTAGAAGGGACATCCTCATGATCCAGGGTAGATGGCAAGGGATGTTTTGTTGCAGTGTATGCTTTTGGTTTATAGATCCCAGATTTTTATCTAGTTTGCATAGGATGAGTAGAGGTAATGGGAATTGGTGGATGTGATGGTGAGGGTACTGTAGGAGAAGTACTAATGGAAGGTGAAGGAACATAAGTGACTTCTGTGGGTGGTATAGGTCAGGATACAAAGTGTGATGGTAATGGGGACAAGACTAAATTGGGAGGGGAAGTGGAGGGAAACTGGTAGGTTGATAAGGGATATAAATTTGGAAAGGTAAGAAAGAAGGAAGATGATGAAGTGGTGGTTGTGGAAGGGGATGTAGGTAGTGACATAAAGGTAGATTGATGAAAAGGGAATAAGCTTTCGTCAAAATAAACATGTCTAGCAATGTAAACTTTATTGGTTAAAGAATCTAGACATCTATATCCTTTGTGAACTAAACTATAACCAATGAACACACACAACTTGCTCTTAGCCTTAAGTTTGGAGTTGGTATAAGGTTTTAACCAATGGTAGCATGTACACCTAAAAACTTTTAGGTGAATGTAGTCTGGTGACTTGTTGAAGAGTTGTTCCCATGGTGAAGGCTTGGAGACAAAAGGTAGTCTATTGATAAGATAAACTGCAGTGAGAAATGTTTCCACCCAAAATTGATGAGGAACTTTTGATGCAACAAATAAGGTTATAGCTGTCTCTACAACATGTACGTGCTTCCTTTCAACACAGCCATTTTACTGAGGGGTGTAGGGACAACTAAGATGTTGTTGAATACCATGTTGAACAAGATGTGTCTGAAAGGTAGAACTGAGGAATTCACCCTTTGAATCAGATCGTAAAGTACTAATTTTGGTTCCACATAAGTTTTCAACAAGAGCCTGAAATTGTACAAATGTATGAAAGACATATGATTTATGCTTCAAAGGATACAACCAAGTATATTTCGTGAAATCATTAACGAAAATTACACAGAATGGATAGCCACTCATAGAGAGTAAGGGTgttggtccccaaacatcagcaTGTACCAGTTCTAAAGCTCTAGAAGTAGTACATATAGAATCATGAAAAGCTAATTTGGCATATTTTCCTAAGATGAAATTTGAACAATGAAACTGATTGACATTATTAGTAATAGGCAAGGTAGACTTTGATATAATAGATCGAAAAGTCTTGAACGTTGGATGCCCCAAACGTTAATGCCAGATTTGAGTAGTTGCTTTTATTGCAGGATTTGCAGATAACCTTCTTGTGGAGGAAGACGCATAGAAGGGATAGAGACACCTTTAAAAAGTATCATCCCCGTAGTAAGATCCTTGACAGTAAAGTCAAAAGGATTTAGGGTTAAGGAGCACcaattatccaaaaaaaaacatatttgcaTAGATAATATCATGTTTCAGATGGGGAACAAGCAcaacattatttaatttaaaggTAGCATATGGTATTTGAATAAACGAAGAGCCTGAGTAGAGAGTTGGCAAACCTTGGCCATTTCCAATGTAGACTTTGTCAGGACCAGTGTATGGCTGAGGATTTTCCAGGTTACGAACATTGTTTGTCATGTGAGAGCTTGCACCAAAGTCAAGCAACCATGGTGGGGGAAGAAGATGTGTGGTGTTGGCACACATTGCGAGCTTGGTAGATGGAATATGCCCTTGGAAGTTTGGATTCATACGATTAGAACAATTGATAGCAAGATGACCAGGATCCTCACAAATTTGAAAAGGAACAGGGCGTGGAGAATTGTAATTGTTGTTGTAGTAATGTCAACCATGATTGCCACCACGATTGTTATTGTtataacgattgaatttggtgCGATTGGAATAATTACGCTGTGAATTATTTctctaaaaattatatatgtttgCCTGAGTTTGAGCATTGTAAGTTTGCACCTGAGGAACATTTGGTGTAGGCAGCAGCGGAAGTTGATTGGATGCCTGGATGGAATTGAAAGCTTAATACGGTTCATTGGAAGAAGAATCTTGATTTTGCTTCTTTCTGGAAAGAGTCATCTCTTTAATGAGAAGAAAGCCATGAAGATCATCAATCGTGGTATCAACCAAACGAAATTGAACAAGGTCCACAAACTAGTCATATTCATCAGGAAAACCACTGAGAATAATGAGGAGAAGATCATTGTCATCAACTGGCGCTCCAGCAACAGCAAGAGCATCTGTAACTTCCTTGATATGTTGCAGATATTCAGAGATTAAATAAGATCCTTTAGTCATGGATTGAAGGTTGAAGCAAAGTTGATGAATGTGTGATCGAGAGACTCCACGAAATTGACATTTAAGATTTTACCAAAGCTCACGGGCAAATTGGACGCCAACAGTGAACGGAATGAGATC
Proteins encoded in this window:
- the LOC126597206 gene encoding metalloendoproteinase 2-MMP-like gives rise to the protein MTRLQFPLHLFAIALCLSSLSQTSARFFPNISPIPSYLVPNATIPGAWDAFKHFGNCHAGEKVDGLGKLKKYFNRFGYIPNLPTANLTDEFDDDLEAALKTYQKNFNLNVTGELDGPTLEHLVKPRCGNPDIVNGTTTMNSGKPASYNATKFHTVSHYSFFPGTPVWPENRRDLTYAFVPENELSDTVKSVFVGAFQRWSEATTLTFTETTSFDSADIKIGFFKGDHGDGEPFDGVLGTLAHAFSPPSGRFHLDAEENWVITGDISKSSVTSAVDLESVAVHEIGHLLGLGHSSVEEAIMYPTIASRTKKVELANDDVLGIQSLYGANPSYDGTTSSSTPSNQARDTSAAGDHLGSTQRLWGPSVLLAVGFLLLLF